GAAAACTGGGCTGGAACGATTGATCTTGCAAAGCCGTCACTTCCTGGTCGAACACACCACTAAACTTTACGCGTCTTGCCCCTGCACCGGAACTGTCGCCGATGCGGCCTTGCACTGCGCTGGCGTAAATTTATGCAAGGAACGGGCCGATTTGGGAACCCGGGCGAGCACGGAGAAACCGGGATTCGGCGGCAGATTGCCGATCAATTCAGCCATCAGTGTGGAGGAATGGTCTGTGAAACTGCCGAGCGGCTTCACGCCGCCTTGGCCTGCACCGCATCGCAAAATTCGGCGAGACGATCCGCAAGGCGCAGCGTTGCCGGGCTCGCATCGGGCGAGGCCATCAGGGCGACCTCGGTCTTGTTGATCGGCGCAAAACCGTCCTTTGCCGTCAGCACGCGGTGGTCGGACTGGATCGACATTTCCGACAGGATGCTCAGCCCCATGCCGGCGGCGACCGCGGCCTGGATGCCCGACAGGCTCGACGAGGAATAGGCCATGTGCCAAGCGCGCCCGACGCTTTCCAGCGCGTGGATGGCGCCGGCCCGGTAGAGGCAGCCGGCCGGGAAGCCGATCAGCGGCACGGACGCGGCGTGGACATCGACCGGATGGCTCTTGCTGGTGACCCAGTGCACGCGCTCCGGCCAAACCGCGATCGCGCCCTTCTCGCCGGCCGCACGCTTGAACAGCGCAAGGTCGAGTTCGCCGCGTTCGAGATCGCGCGCCAGGTGCTTGCTCTGATCGGCGCGCACGTCGAGCCGCAGGCCCGGATGCGAACGCGAGAACGCCCCCAGTAATTTGGTGAGCCGGTAAGCCGCGAAATCCTCGGGGATGCCGAGCCGGATCGCGCCCTCGCCATCCGGCTGGCGCAGCACGTCGCGCGCTTCCTCGGCGAGCGAGAGCAGCCGCCGGGCATAAGACAGCAGCCGCTCGCCGGCCTCGGTCGGGCGCACGTTCTTGCCGTCGCGATGCAGCAGCACCTGGCCGATATCGTCCTCCAGCCGCTTGATCTGCTGGCTG
The sequence above is drawn from the Bradyrhizobium amphicarpaeae genome and encodes:
- a CDS encoding LysR family transcriptional regulator — its product is MLDLELLRSFVSVVEAGGFTRAGERVHRTQSTVSQQIKRLEDDIGQVLLHRDGKNVRPTEAGERLLSYARRLLSLAEEARDVLRQPDGEGAIRLGIPEDFAAYRLTKLLGAFSRSHPGLRLDVRADQSKHLARDLERGELDLALFKRAAGEKGAIAVWPERVHWVTSKSHPVDVHAASVPLIGFPAGCLYRAGAIHALESVGRAWHMAYSSSSLSGIQAAVAAGMGLSILSEMSIQSDHRVLTAKDGFAPINKTEVALMASPDASPATLRLADRLAEFCDAVQAKAA